The Fervidicoccus fontis Kam940 DNA window AAAATGGAAAGCTTAAAAATAGAGACCTCTTAAATTATATTTAATTCATGCCGAAAGGTGGAAAGTAATGCGCTTTTATAAGATAAGTGACCTCTTCTCGATGGAGGATGGAAGTGAGGTCTCGATAAGAGGTTGGATACACAGGAAGTTCCAGGTAGGGAAGAAGATATTCATAAGAGTGAGAGACTCCTCTGGAGTCATTCAGTGCGTAATAGAAGAGGGAGTTGTTGGAAAGGAGAAGTTCAATGAGTTTGAAGGGGCGAAGAGGGAAAGCAGCGTAGTAGTTTCAGGGAAGCTCAGGACGGATGAAAGGGCACCGGGAGGAAAGGAAATGTATGTCAGTGAAGGGAAGGTCGTCGGCTTCGCTGATGACTTCCCGATAAAGGGATATGAGGGAGTGGAGTTCCTATTGGACAACAGGCATCTTTGGCTCAGGAGCACATATCTGACAAACGTAATGAAGGTAAAGCACACGGCGCTCAAGCTTCTGAGGGAGTTCCACACGCAGGAGGGGTGGTGGGAGGTCACGCCTCCGATAATTACTTCCTCCGCAGTAGAAGGTGGGGCAACCCTGTTCAAGGTTGACTACTTCGGGGAGCCTGCGTACTTGAGCCAGAGCGCCCAGTTCTATTTAGAGGTCCTGATCTATTCCCTTGAGAAAGTTTTTGCGCTGACTCCGAGCTTTAGGGCGGAGAAGTCGAGGACGAGGAGGCACCTCTCCGAGTACTACCACTTCGAGATAGAGGGAGCCTGGATGGACATGGAGGAGCTGATGAAATTCACTGAGAGGACTGTTGAATACGTAGTTCAGAACCTGATCGATGAGAGGCAGAAGGAGCTTGAAGACCTCGGGAGGGATATAGAGAGCTTGAAGAGGGTAAAGGCCCCGTTTGAGAGGATCACCTACACTAAAGCAATCGAATTTCTCAAGCAGAATGGCGTCAACATAGAGTGGGGCAATGATTACGGCGCGGATGAGGAGGCTATGCTCACGAAGCTATTCGACAGGCCCTTCTTCGTCACGCACTTCCCGAAGACTATAAAGCCGTTCTACATGAAGGTTGATGAGAATGATGAGAGGGTTGTAAAGGGATTTGACCTCTTAGCTCCTGAAGGTTATGGAGAGATAATAGGGGGGAGCCAGAGGGAGGACAGCTACGACGTTCTTCTTAAAAGGATCGTAGAGCAGGGATACGATCCTAAGGACTACTACTGGTACCTAGATCTGAGGAAATATGGGAGCGTCCCTCATAGCGGATACGGGCTCGGAATAGAGAGATTGGTAATGTGGGTGGCTGGGCTGGAGCACATCAGAGATGCAATACCATTCCCCAGGTTCAGGGAGAGAAGCAAGCCGTGAAGGTCGTCTGAGACGAGAGCAGGTGTTCTCTTTTCTGGTGGAAAGGACAGCAGCTTCGCGATGCACCTCGCCTACCTCATGGGATTCGAGATCTCCTCCTTCTGCTCAATAGCGCCAAAAGAAGAGGACTCTATGCTATTTCATTACCCGGCGACGAGGTTTCTCAAGGTCTTCGAAGAGGCATACGGAATTCCTCTACTCCTCCTAGAGGGGAGCGGCGATGAAATGGAGGATCTGAGAAATCTTCTCTCAGAGTGCAAAAGTGAGGGGATAGAGTACGTTGTGAGCGGAGCTCTCGCTTCAGACTACCAGAGAATCAGATATTCAATCGTCGCTGAGGAGCTCGGTCTCAAAACCCTCAACCCTCTCTGGAGGAAGGATCAGAAGGAGTACATGAAGTGGCTGATAGAGGGAGGATTTGAGTACATTATTGTAAAAATCTCCTCATTCGGCCTCCCTTTTGACCTTCTGGGAAAGACGATAACATATGAGGACACCCTCAGGATAATTTCGCTAGCTGAGAAGTACGGCTTCAATCCCGCTTTTGAGGGTGGAGAGGCTGAGACCCTCGTTCTGGACGCTCCGCTCATGAAGAAGAGGCTTGAGGTTGAGGGTGAGAGGAGGATAGAGGGGAATTACGTGGCATATTACGATATCCGTAATATTAAATTGGTAGAAAAGCGGAAAATCCGATGAATAACTTTAAAAATC harbors:
- the asnS gene encoding asparagine--tRNA ligase, whose product is MRFYKISDLFSMEDGSEVSIRGWIHRKFQVGKKIFIRVRDSSGVIQCVIEEGVVGKEKFNEFEGAKRESSVVVSGKLRTDERAPGGKEMYVSEGKVVGFADDFPIKGYEGVEFLLDNRHLWLRSTYLTNVMKVKHTALKLLREFHTQEGWWEVTPPIITSSAVEGGATLFKVDYFGEPAYLSQSAQFYLEVLIYSLEKVFALTPSFRAEKSRTRRHLSEYYHFEIEGAWMDMEELMKFTERTVEYVVQNLIDERQKELEDLGRDIESLKRVKAPFERITYTKAIEFLKQNGVNIEWGNDYGADEEAMLTKLFDRPFFVTHFPKTIKPFYMKVDENDERVVKGFDLLAPEGYGEIIGGSQREDSYDVLLKRIVEQGYDPKDYYWYLDLRKYGSVPHSGYGLGIERLVMWVAGLEHIRDAIPFPRFRERSKP